The following are encoded together in the Scomber scombrus chromosome 7, fScoSco1.1, whole genome shotgun sequence genome:
- the LOC133983127 gene encoding complement C1q-like protein 4: MSLRLSVLLLVTLTCLARSGSAQTVDVEAELKKVQTDLEELKAEKQAMVERLEAAEGELKKLRETPKVAFSASLGGNGLQKTTDGNVDLVYRDVMTNVGGAYNTETGEFTAPVRGVYYIRFTANAPTDFPMSAVLYKNGGEIQLITHEQSSGEGSDTASNGGALLLEQGDTLKMVLWHNTHIWDNSNRHSTFTGFLLFPM; this comes from the exons ATGTCTCTGCGACTCTCCGTCCTGCTGCTGGTAACCCTGACCTGCTTGGCCCGCTCCGGCTCGGCTCAGACTGTCGACGTCGAGGCGGAGCTGAAAAAGGTCCAGACCGATCTGGAGGAGCTGAAGGCTGAGAAACAAG CGATGGTCGAGCGTCTGGAGGCGGCTGAGGGGGAACTGAAGAAACTCAGAG AAACTCCTAAAGTTGCGTTCTCTGCCTCGCTGGGAGGAAACGGCCTACAGAAGACAACGGATGGAAACGTAGATCTGGTCTATAGAGATGTTATGACCAACGTGGGCGGAGCTTACAACACTGAGACAG GTGAGTTCACAGCACCAGTTCGTGGAGTCTACTACATCCGCTTCACAGCCAACGCTCCCACCGACTTCCCCATGAGCGCCGTGCTCTACAAAAACGGCGGCGAGATCCAGCTGATCACTCACGAGCAGTCGTCCGGCGAGGGCAGCGACACTGCGTCCAATGGCGGCGCTCTGCTGCTGGAGCAAGGAGACACGCTGAAGATGGTTCTGTGGCACAACACGCACATCTGGGACAACAGCAACCGCCACAGCACCTTCACAGGCTTCCTGCTGTTCCCCATGTGA